The genomic window GCGACGCGGCCAGTGCCTGCGGCACCAGCGCGGACGCATCCGGCTGCAGGGTCGCCGCCAGGCGCGTGACCGGGCGGCGCGTCTCCGGCACGCCCAGCGTTTCCTCCAGCGCGTTCAGGAACGCGCGCACGCTGGCCGGCATCAGCTTGCGCGCGGGCATCAGCACGTAGACCTTGAGCGGCGACGACGAATAACCGGGCAGCACGCGCACAAGCTGGCCCTGCACCAGTTGCTCGTGGACGAAGCGCGGCGACAGCCGCGTCACGCCCAGCCCGTCGACGGCCGCCTGCAGCCGCACCTCGGCGTTGTGCGTACAGATGCGCGGCTGCACATCGAGCGAATACGTCTGCACGCCGTCGCGCTCGAATTCCCAGTGCGAGTCGTCCAGGTTGCCGACGGTCGGCCAGCCCTGCAGGTCCTGCGGCGCGTGCGGCAGCCCGCGTTCGCGGATCAGCGACGGCGCCGCGTAGAATGCCCGCTCGATCAGCACCACGCGCTTGCTGGCGAACGAGCTGTCGTGCAGGCCGGTATCGGTCATGACGAAGGCCAGGTCGTACCCGTGGCGGATCAGGTCGGGCTGGTCCCAGGCCATGTCGAGCTGCACCCGCAGCGACGGATGCAGCTTCAGCAGCCGGTTCACGGTCGGCGCCAGGTGCTGCGACCCCACCTCGTACGGCGTGGCGATGCGCAGCGTGCCGCTGACCTCGGCGCTGACCGACGCCGCTTCGGCGCTGATCTCGCGCAGCGCGCCAAACAGCGGCGCCACGCGGTCGTACAACTGCTGGCCGCGTTGCGTCACGCGCACGCGGCGCGTGGTGCGTTCGAACAGCCGCACGCCGAGCTGGCCCTCCAGCCGCGCCACCGCCGCGCTGGCCGACGACTTTGGCACTTCCGCCAGTTCCGCCCCCTGCGTGAAGCCGCCGCCTTCCACCACGCGGCAGAAGATTTCCCAGTCCTTCCAGTCGATCGTTTTCATGCAGGCCCTTCGAAGCGAAATACCGGGAAAACCCTTACCCGATGGGCCGCGATTGTCCCACAACGCGAACAATCGTGAAGTCCACGTGCCCGGTAGGGACATTACGGGACGGTGACATCACGATGACATACCGCCCTTTAGAGCGATTTATTCGCACCTTCCTTGACGGTTGACCGGGAAAACCTACATTGAGAATCAATTGCATCCGGGCCTAGGATGCTTGGCATTGCCCGATGGGCTTTTTTGCGAGGAGTCGAGCCATGTACAAGAAGATCGCCGCCGTAGCCGTCGCCGGACTGTTCTCCACCGCCGCGCTGGCCGGCGCCAACTGCGCCAAGCATCCGAAGTCCGAATGGATGCCCGAGGCCGATGCCAAGGCCAAGATTGCCGCGCAGGGCTACAACATCAAGAAGTTCAAGATCGACGGCAACTGCTACGAGATCTACGGCACCACCAAGGACGGCAAGAAGGCCGAGATCTACTTCGATACCAAGACGCTCGACATCGTCAAATCCGAAATCGAGAAGTAGACATGGCCACCCCGGCGGATCGGGTCCGGACGTCCGACTCGGTTCGCGTCTGGGACCTGGCCGTTCGCTTCACGCACTGGAGCGTGGCGGCCATCGTCCTCTATGACGTGATCGACGACTCCGGCGACCAGGTGCACCGCGTGCTGGGCTACGTGGCGGCCGGGCTGGTGCTGTTCCGCATCCTGTGGGGTTTCATCGGCACCGAGCACGCGCGTTTTCGCGCGTGGCTGCCGCGCCCTGCCGGGGTGCTGGCGTACAGCCGCGCGCTGCTGCGCGGGCGGGCACCCCGGTTCATCAGCCATACGCCGCTGGGCGCCGTGACGATGCTGGCGATGTGGGCGCTGATCCTGGCGCTGGCCGTCACGGGCTGGATGTCCCGGCTCGATCCGTTCTGGGGCGAGGACTGGCCGATCGACATCCACCGCTGGCTATCCAACACGCTGCTCGGGCTGGTCGTGCTGCATGTGGCGGCGGCCATTGCGATGAGCATCAAGGGCCGGGAGAACCTGATCGGCGCGATGCTCACCGGATACAAGCGCCGGGGGCGCGACTAGCCGCGCGTTGGCCATGGCGTGGCGGTGGCCTGCGGCGGCGCGGTTGTTAGGGCTGTGGGTGTCGCCGGTTGGACGGCTGGCCCTCTCCCCCAACCCCTCTCCCGCGCGCGGGAGAGGGGAGCAAACCCGCCGCGCTCGATATGCCGTTTGGGTTCTCCCCTCTCCCGCCTGCGGGAGAGGGGCCGGGGGTGAGGGCCGGCCGCCCAACAGCCGCCACTGCCAGCAGAAAAAGAAAAAGCCCTGCTCGATGAGCAGGGCTTTTGAATTGGTGCCCAGAAGAGGACTCGGTCACCCATGCGCGACCCCGGGGTTGCGCTTGCAAGCGCAACCCATTCGAGTCCTCGCGGGCAGTCCGCAGGGACTGCCCTTTCTGGGCCTACAAAAGAAAAAGCCCTGCTCGATGAGCAGGGCTTTCGAATTGGTGCCCAGAAGAGGACTCGAACCTCCACAGTGTTGCCACCGCTAGGACCTGAACCTAGTGCGTCTACCAATTCCGCCATCTGGGCTTCGTTTCGCTGCATTGCTGCTGCGACGCGAGCCGCGAATTCTACAGAAGGTTTGGGAATTTGCAAGCCCTTTGTGGCAAGGGCGTGAAATCAGCTGTTCTGCACGCCCAGGTACAGGCTGCCGTCGAGCACGTAGCGGTTGCGGCCGGCGCGCTTGGCGCGGTACATCGCGCTGTCGGCGCGGTGCAGCAGCGGCTCCAGCCGGGCGGCGTCCGGCACCGCGCATACGGCGCCGACGCTGATCGTCACGTACGGCTGCACCGGCGTGCCGTTGTGCGCGATGCCCAGTTCGCGCACGGCGGCCACCATGGCGCGGGCGACGGCGCGGGTTTCTTCCATCGACGATTCGGGCAGCACCACGGCGAATTCCTCGCCGCCCAGGCGCGCGCAGAACTGGGCGCCGCGCAGCACGCCGACCAGCGCCGCCGCCACCTGCCGCAGGCATTCGTCGCCGCGCGGGTGGCCGTACAGGTCGTTGTACTGCTTGAACAGGTCGACATCCAGGATCAGCAGCCCCAGCTCGGTGCCCCGCTCCCACGCGCGCGACACGGCCGCGTGCGATTCGCGCTGGAAGTAGCGCCGGTTCGGAATGCCGGTCAGCGCGTCGATGTCCAGGTCGGCCTGCACGCGCGACAACTGCTCCGCCGTCTCGCCAAGCTGCGTGGCCAGCGCCAGTTCGCGCGACTGGTAGCGGCTGACGTCGCGCATGAACACCAGCAGGCCGATCTGCCGGCCGTCCATGCGGCATACCGGCTCCACCGCCACCTCGTAGCCGGCGCCCTCGGGAATTGCCGATGCGCCACTGCCCGGCTCGCCGAGCGCGCGATGCCAGAGCGCCGGCGGCATCTGCCCGCGCCGCAGCTCCGGCACCAGCCGCGCGGCGGCCGGGTTGAACTCGACCACCCGGCCGTCGCCGCCCAGGATCACGCAGCCCTCGCGGATCGTGTCGAACACGCGCAGCCGGGCGTAATGGCCGGTGTCGTCCAGGTGCGTGCGCAGCGCGCAGAACCAGACCAGCAGCGTCATCAGCGAGAAGGTCGCGGGTGTCAGGTCG from Cupriavidus pauculus includes these protein-coding regions:
- a CDS encoding LysR family transcriptional regulator, with amino-acid sequence MKTIDWKDWEIFCRVVEGGGFTQGAELAEVPKSSASAAVARLEGQLGVRLFERTTRRVRVTQRGQQLYDRVAPLFGALREISAEAASVSAEVSGTLRIATPYEVGSQHLAPTVNRLLKLHPSLRVQLDMAWDQPDLIRHGYDLAFVMTDTGLHDSSFASKRVVLIERAFYAAPSLIRERGLPHAPQDLQGWPTVGNLDDSHWEFERDGVQTYSLDVQPRICTHNAEVRLQAAVDGLGVTRLSPRFVHEQLVQGQLVRVLPGYSSSPLKVYVLMPARKLMPASVRAFLNALEETLGVPETRRPVTRLAATLQPDASALVPQALAASLQDPDGAPAIATLG
- a CDS encoding cytochrome b/b6 domain-containing protein; this encodes MATPADRVRTSDSVRVWDLAVRFTHWSVAAIVLYDVIDDSGDQVHRVLGYVAAGLVLFRILWGFIGTEHARFRAWLPRPAGVLAYSRALLRGRAPRFISHTPLGAVTMLAMWALILALAVTGWMSRLDPFWGEDWPIDIHRWLSNTLLGLVVLHVAAAIAMSIKGRENLIGAMLTGYKRRGRD
- a CDS encoding PepSY domain-containing protein, with amino-acid sequence MYKKIAAVAVAGLFSTAALAGANCAKHPKSEWMPEADAKAKIAAQGYNIKKFKIDGNCYEIYGTTKDGKKAEIYFDTKTLDIVKSEIEK
- a CDS encoding diguanylate cyclase domain-containing protein, which codes for MPSYPLVLCLTIAVVCSAGMAVAAWPRRDDPTVRAFLVLAGGAAIWSGGRLLEISETELAGRIFWAKFQYAGIVAVPIGWLVAMVHLSRPRYVVPWSMLWVPVLAALLSLVLVFTNERHHLIWTSIELMPPGVAPGAVFHHGIGYTAVAAWTYAMLGLSLFFLATAEVPNDALSVRGRNVLMAGLMLPLAAHIAYLYRWTGPLGGDLTPATFSLMTLLVWFCALRTHLDDTGHYARLRVFDTIREGCVILGGDGRVVEFNPAAARLVPELRRGQMPPALWHRALGEPGSGASAIPEGAGYEVAVEPVCRMDGRQIGLLVFMRDVSRYQSRELALATQLGETAEQLSRVQADLDIDALTGIPNRRYFQRESHAAVSRAWERGTELGLLILDVDLFKQYNDLYGHPRGDECLRQVAAALVGVLRGAQFCARLGGEEFAVVLPESSMEETRAVARAMVAAVRELGIAHNGTPVQPYVTISVGAVCAVPDAARLEPLLHRADSAMYRAKRAGRNRYVLDGSLYLGVQNS